A stretch of DNA from uncultured Fibrobacter sp.:
GTGATAGGAATGCCACCGGCAGTCCACTTTTCGATACCCTTGGTCAGGTCACGCACAGAGCTCATGTAGCCGTTCATCTTGTTGAAGGCGAGCACGGAAGCGGTGTAACCGAGGCTGTAGCAGTAGTCGGCGTCGAAGTTGGACGGAGCGGCGCAACGGCCTTCGTAACCGAAGAAGTGGTTGAGAGCGGAGAACTTGCCCTTGAAGTTCTTGCGGCTCTTGAGTTCCTTCTTCACCATTTCGATGACGAGCTTTTCGGTTTCGATGAGGGAAACCTGCACGTTGCCGTGGCTGTCGCGGTCGAGCATCAGCTGGCCCTGAGTGGTGGAGGGGAGGCTCTTGAGGACTTCGGCAGAAGCCTTGGAGATCCAGTTGCAGAGCTTTTCAACCTTAGCGGCGGTGTCGAGGCCTTCGACTTCCTTTTCGTGGTGAGCGAGGGCTTCAGAGAGTTCGGAAATGAGCACGCCGACATCCGGGATGAATTCGAGGAGGCCTTCCGGGATCAGGCAGACGCCGAAGTTCTTGCCGTCAGCAGCACGGGCAGCGACGATGTCTGCAACGTACTTGATGACCTGTTTGAGCTTCATCTTCTTGGCCTTGACTTCTTCAGAGATCAAGCAGATGTTCGGGTGGGTCTGGAGAGCGGCTTCGAGAGCAATGTGAGAAGCGCTACGGCCCATGAGCTTGATGAAGTGCCAGTACTTCTGAGCGGAGTTGGCATCGCGCATGATGTTGCCGATGAGTTCGGAATAGGTCTTGACGGCGGTGTCGAAACCGAAGGAGGTTTCGATGTATTCGTTCTTGAGGTCGCCGTCGATGGTCTTCGGGCAGCCGCAAACCACGCAGCTTGCGCCGTTGGCCTGGAAGTATTCACCGAGAACAGCAGCGTTGGTGTTGGAGTCGTCACCACCGATGATCACGATAGCGTCGAGCTTCTGAGCCTTGGCAACAGCCATGCACTTCTTGAACTGTTCTTCAGTTTCGAGCTTGGTACGGCCGGACTGGATGATGTCGAATCCACCAGTGTTGCGGTAGGAGTCCATGATCTTTTCGTTGATCACGATGAACTTGCCGTTTTCGAGGCCAGACGGACCGCCGAGGAAGCCGAGGAGCTTGGAATTCTTGCTGATGCTCTTGATACCGTCGAAGATACCCGCAATCACGTTGTGTCCACCAGGAGCCTGGCCACCGGACAGAACGACGCCCACGTTGAGGGCCTTGCCGGCCTGAGCCTTGGCAGCCTTCTTCATGGAAATGTAGGGAGCACCGTAGGTGTTCGGGAACAGAGCCTTGATCTTGGCCTGGTCGCGGACGGATTCGGTAGCCTTACCCTTGTTGAGAGAGACCTTGAGAGCGCCGTCGCGGAGAGCGGCGGGGAGTTTCGGCTGGTAGGCCTTGCGAGCCTTGCCGAGGACGGACAGATTGTCAGCCATTGTATCTTCCTTTTGATTTGCCCTGTTATCGGGCCGGGTTAAAAAATTACATGCTCAAATATAGTAAAAGGCGAGTGGAGCGCCAATACTGAAATTGAAAATCTATATTTGTTGCGTTCAAAAGAAATGAGGTTAGGACTATGAGAAAAAGCATTCTTGCTTTGACGATTTCGTCGCTATTTTCAATTGCACTTGTGGCTTGT
This window harbors:
- a CDS encoding diphosphate--fructose-6-phosphate 1-phosphotransferase, with translation MADNLSVLGKARKAYQPKLPAALRDGALKVSLNKGKATESVRDQAKIKALFPNTYGAPYISMKKAAKAQAGKALNVGVVLSGGQAPGGHNVIAGIFDGIKSISKNSKLLGFLGGPSGLENGKFIVINEKIMDSYRNTGGFDIIQSGRTKLETEEQFKKCMAVAKAQKLDAIVIIGGDDSNTNAAVLGEYFQANGASCVVCGCPKTIDGDLKNEYIETSFGFDTAVKTYSELIGNIMRDANSAQKYWHFIKLMGRSASHIALEAALQTHPNICLISEEVKAKKMKLKQVIKYVADIVAARAADGKNFGVCLIPEGLLEFIPDVGVLISELSEALAHHEKEVEGLDTAAKVEKLCNWISKASAEVLKSLPSTTQGQLMLDRDSHGNVQVSLIETEKLVIEMVKKELKSRKNFKGKFSALNHFFGYEGRCAAPSNFDADYCYSLGYTASVLAFNKMNGYMSSVRDLTKGIEKWTAGGIPITMMMNIERRHGADKPVIQKALVELDGAPFKFFAKNREVWAKTESYTYPGPIQYWGPSEVCDVTNFTIKLERGALKVK